Part of the Spea bombifrons isolate aSpeBom1 chromosome 3, aSpeBom1.2.pri, whole genome shotgun sequence genome, TCAATTTAGAACAACAATAATTCCGTCTGAAACTCCAACATCATATAAACCATTAATTTCCAAAGAAACTGTTACCAAGTCAGCTGTTATACAAGAAGACAGGATGTCAAATACACCAGCAGCTAGAAAAGAGTTAGTAAAAATGGACATTTCAAAATCTGAAATATCTGTTATTACACCCAGCCTTACAACACAATTTGTGCATGTGTCTCCAAAGACTAGTCCTTCTTTATCAAACAGTATTGAAACAAATTCTCTAAATACTGTTCAGAGTGAGGCAGATATTATGTCAGCGACTACCTCTAATCCACCTTGGACAAATGAGCTATTTTCACAATACAACCCTCCTCAACAAACACAAAACCAGATAGCAAAAGTCCAGGAAGTTTCAGTATCCAAAGACAAACCTGAAGAAGCAAAGGTAGTCAGTATTGATTCATCAACAAAGTCAATGTTTCTGTCACAAACTGACACTAGTCCTATCTACATTCATAGTACTCAAAAAATAATCTCATCTGGGCTTCCAGAAGGATCCACAATCATTACCCAGCAACAGATtcaaattgtaaaaaatgtaacgCCTTTTGTACCAACTATGAGACGTTATGGAAGAAGAAGGATATCCGGCAAAAGACGAATCATTAGGCCAGATCGGATTACAAATATGCACAAGCTTAAATTTGGGAAATTTAAAGAATATGCTGAAAGCACTACggcacaaaaaaacattcccgCGTTCACTACACAGGGGCTCTTTTCAAAGAATTCTTCTCCTACTGCTATAGCTGTCCTTCCTACAACTCATCATGTCTCTCCAACTATAACTTTTAACACTATGTATGGTAAAGGAACTCCACTTTCAATTGGGTTAACATTAGAAAATACAAATCCTCCCTCAtccaataattatatatcttaTTCATTATCTGCTACAACTCCTACAGTAAATACAGAATATGCCTCCACCAGTAATTATACCATCTCCTCACAATCAGTCAGTACGTCTCAAGAAAATGTAGGCATTTCCACAAACAGCAATTCTTTTACACCATACCAGCCTGCTACTCTAGGAATACATGACAAAAAAATGGAGGTTTTGGATACTCCCCAAAACAAGATCATAGATGAACAAAACAGGGAATATATTAGCACACCATCTCCCAAAACCACTGTAAAATCTAGAACTGCCTCTAGAATGTTAAGAAGGAAAATACCTTGGCACAGATTGTTTGGAAATAACAAGATAAGGCAAAGCGAGATATTTAGGAAGCTTCGAAAAAACAGCCAACATACGTCAACAGTTGCTATGCCAACCATTTCATTACTCTCAAGTCCCAAAATGATTGGAAATGCATTATTTCCCACTAAGGCTAGCAACCAAATAGACCCCATACATACATCAGTGGCAAAAGAACCAATAGTGACGGAGAGTACTATAAGACAGACGGCCACTGATGTGATCCATCCCACACTATCTAGCCCAATGGCAACTTCAGAAGCAACAACTATTGTACCTACTAAAATTGTGTCTACTTCAGAAGCACCCACATCTTTCATTACTTCAGGCATTACAGCAAAACATAgattcttaaaaagaaaacaaccacGCAAGAAGACTTTGGTATCCTTGAACACTAGTAAGTCATTATTGAAAACCAACATGTCAACACTTACTCCATCTATCTTCCAAACAACTGTTCTAAAGTCAAGTACAGTGAATACTTTGGAGAGGAATACCAAAATGTATGCAATTACTCAACATCCACAACTTTTTGTTGGTACTGTTGCGGATAAGAAAACTGCACCACTGTCAAACATAGTCAACAATATCCTGGTGTCctcagaaaaaactccagatgcCAAAACATCATCACTTCCACCGAATAAAACAGTGATGCTCACAAAACCATTACCTACTCCATACTTGGTACCTcctcaaaataattatattacaaCTCCTCATCACCTACCAAGTGAAGGTACCTACTTAAGACGTACAGTCACGGCCACTCGATTTAAAACAACAACTTTAAAACCAGGTCCCTTTATAGAATCAACAACTTCAAATCCAGAGACTTTTCTAAAATCAACAACTTTGAATCCAGGGACCAGTGCATCTCCAACTTTATCACCTTATAAAGCCACAAGAAAGTCTAATTCATTTACCATGGTAACCGCAGTAACAGTTAAACCCCAGACCACGTCCATTAAAAAAGCAACTATAAATACTTTACAAAGTAGGCCACATGCCAAAACATCagatttcacacaaaaaaacttaAGAATGACAACAAAGCCTCCACACATAGTAAGACCCTATAAAAATAACTTGCTGCATCTACCAACACATTATGGAAAGAATATTGATAAGACGGAAAAAAGTATTCAGGAAACAACTACAATGAATGTTCAAAATGTAGAGCAGACATCACACAATATACAATCAAAGCCTAAAATTATTGGTGGAAAAGCTGCAAGTTTCACCGTCCTGGCTAACTCAGACGCTTTCATTCCCTGTGAAGCCACTGGAAATCCAACACCAACAGTACTTTGGACAAAAGTGTCATCAGGTAGGCCTAGTATATGTCAAAATTGTATATCCGAGATATACATTTGAAATTGCTTTCATTCCAGAATGTCATGCTATTCTATCTAAAATCATTTATAATTTTCACATTTGTAATTTTTAACGGAAGCTGCTGTGACCTTGGAGAAATAATGCTGTCTTAGTTTGTTGAATCTTtattatcagattaaaaaagaaagtgtttagtttattattattggaacttttttgttgcatattttacctactttaaaataatttaatggagTATCTTTAAGACCGAGAGCAAAACTTGACTcaacatttattaatttaaggaTTGATTGTCACTATCAAATCCCACAATCTACTtactggtgtatatatatatatccacatacaCTTAAATGTAATTACTCTGATGACACATGCGATTTTTATGTAACTTCTCCTGATATGCATTACTTCCCATAGAAACTTAATAAAGGTCTGTTAtgaccaaaatgaaaaaataactaaaagcaATAATttgattatcattttttttaccaggAACTTTTGCATCCAAGACAAGGCGGGGAAACAAAATGGAGGTTTTTACCAATGGCACCCTCTCCATCTCAAGTGTTGGCATAGAGGATCGAGGGCAGTATCTTTGTGTGGCCACCAATCAGTATGGATCAGACAGGTTACTGGTCACACTTTCTGTTATCACGTATCCTCCAAAGATCTTGCAGGCCAAGTCAAGAGAGATTACAGTGCATTCTGGGAGTTCTGTAGATGTAAAATGCGAGGCTGAAGGCAGGCCTTTCCCTACCATTACCTGGATATTGGCTAATGAAACCATTGCATCAGAATCACACACAAGTAACCATAAAGTTCTTGTACAGCCAGATGGAACCCTTACAATGAAAGACGTCACAATATATGATCGTGGGATTTATAAGTGTTTGGCTACCAATATCGCAGGAACTGATACTTCTATAGTACGGATACAAGTGATTGCTGCTCCTCCCGTAATTCTGGAGGATAAAAGGCAAATGGTTGTAGCAGCTTCTGGAGAGACGATAAAGCTCCACTGCACAGCTAAAGGGAATCCTCACCCTACTGTTTACTGGGTAGCGTCTGATGGTACAAAAGTTAAACCTCTGCAATATGTTAACCCAAAGCTCTTCCTTTTCTCTAACGGGACCCTTTATATAAGAAACATAGCCTTAACAGACAGTGGAAATTATGAGTGCATTGCAACCAGTTCTACTGGTTCCGAGCGAAGAGTGATCAGTCTCACGGTGCGGCAAAGTGAAACAGTTCCTAAAATAGTCTATGCATCACCACAGACTACGGAGATGAGTTATGGTGACAAGCTGATGCTGAACTGTACAGCAACTGGGCAACCAAAGCCAAGGATTATATGGAGGCTGCCTTCAAAAGCAGTGGTTGATCAGTGGCACAGgtgacagcattttttttttcataaaaccataaaacatgCACTATGAGAAATACTACAATATGAGGGTTTGTATTCTGCTGACAGCATTAGCTAGCTTGTCTTTAATCCACTTAAAGCATTATTTGTCATAGCACATTTCCAATTAGATTTAGAAATTCCCCAATTTATACAATTCCTTCTATGAAAAGGAAGGTTTACACGATTGGTTAACATGCACATAACAGAAAATATTGGTGAGTGCTTTATGAATCCCCagtaatacaaatgtgtttgataaaataaaatgtatagagTGGTCGCTAGCTGTTTTCACATTGTGGCTGGCAAACATTTGAAATCTTAACATGCACCTAGAAAAAGAGAAGGGAACACTAGACGCCAGTAAGCCTTTAATATGACATTTTATAGTAAGAAGTAGATCATAAAAAGTATGTTTGTTGTGCTAGTGGAAATAATTTAACTTGCTCACTGACCAATAGTCCTCCGGATATTAATCTAATTGACTCTGTATCACAGCAGGAGACTGTGGAATAAGTACTCTGGGCATGACCTCCATTTTTACGGGTCAGAGGGTATTCTACCCCCTGTGTATTCAGTAAATAGCTAAGGGGGTATTAATAGACCCTGTTTACACAAGAGATGAGGGAAGATAAGGTTGGTTTGCTTTCACATACAATTGTACAGATATTGATACAGAGTGCTTGCATACCCCAGCCAGAGTGCTACATGATGTGAAATGCGTCACACCTTTTAATTCTTTAGCttttaaaggttaaaaaaaccaacattttttattttgctaataacattaaaatttatGTTTGTTAATTTGGTGAATTAAAAGTGGCTCTGAGGCGGTAGGACAACTAATCCTGTTTGAGACTCCATGACGGTTGCAATGTcaatcattaaattaaaaacacacagagGTATGGACATTAAACAGTGTGACAATTTGTTTTAAGACAaacaaactgtaataaaatatatttatcaactTATCCATTTTTGGGGGGCTTAAACTTGCTAACTGATGAGATCTTGATGACTGGCTGGGGTCCCTGAGAATACTGACATAGGTGTAGTCATTAGCATGACATCCCCTGAATGGTGGCTATACTGCTTGCCACTCACCAGGGACCCAGACCTGAAACAAATCATCATATCATACTAACCTATACGACCCAAGCCAAGCATTATATGCGGTATGTCTTATAAAACCACATACATTAACCAATCTATTTGCATTGTCTCtggtttattttcttatatgatTATTTCCTGCATTGGGATAAAATGTTCGCGACACActtgtgtgtattttattcGACAATGTTTCAAAGAATTTATAGAACTGTGAATTATTTGTTGGATATTGCAGCATATATCATGTCACAAAAGACCAATGATAGCTATACAATTCACTTACTCCATATAGGGCAGTAACCCAGGCAATATAACCCATGGCCACTAATTAACTTAGATCAGATGATAACTATCTCCCTCATGATGGGAGAACCATTTAGCACTTAAGGGTTAAGGCTATCCATACAGAAAAGTAGATTCCATTATTCTGCAAATTAGTCATTTGCGTTCGTAACCTTTACTATTGGAGATGTTCTTGGCCAGGGACATTACGAACTTTTACGTGACAAgtactttttttattctatgtttTACGCTGTTCTTTATCATTGAACAGCAATgtcatcattaaaatattatttttcacttttctttcCAGAATGGGAAGTCGGATTCATGTGTTTCCAAACGGTTCTCTTCTCGTTGAGTCTGTGACTGACAAAGACGCAGGAGATTATTTGTGCGTAGCAAGAAATAAAATGGGAGATGATTTAATACTGATGAAAGTCAGTGTGAGCATGAAACCAGCAAAAATCATTCATAAGCAGCACCTGACAAAGCAAGTTCCTTATGGGAAGGATTTCAAAGTTGACTGCAAGGCTTCAGGATCTCCCTTACCAGAAATATCATGGAGCTTACCAGATGGCACagttataaataatgtattccaAGCTGATTATAGTGGAAAACGAAAGCGCAGATACATCCTTTTCGACAACGGAACTTTGTATCTTAACAAAGTAGGCATGGCTGAGGAAGGAGATTATACATGCTATGCTGAAAACACACTTGGTAAAGATGAAATGAAAGTACATATAACAGTGGTGGCAGCAGCACCACGCATACAGGTGAACCACAAGACGTACATTGTGGCCGGAGCTGGAGAAAGTGCTGTGTTGCACTGCGAGGCCATTGGAGAACCCAAGCCCAAAATCTTCTGGCTCCTCCCATCAAGTGATATGATAGCAACATCCCATGAGAGATATGTGCTGCATGATAATGGATCATTGACAATTAATCAGATTAAGCTGTTAGATGCAGGGGAGTACATGTGTGTGGCAAGGAACCCAGCAGGGGATGACACAAAACTCCTAAAATTAGATGTACAACCCAAGCCACCTATTATTAATGGTTTATATACAAACAAGACAATAATTAAGGACACTGCCTTAAAACACTCTAGAAAACTGATCAACTGTAGAGCAGAAGGGACAGCACCTCTTCAGATTATGTGGATCATGCCAGATAATATTTATCTAACAGCGCCATACCATGGAAGCAGGATAATAGTGCACCAGAATGGGACATTGGAAATTCGAAATATACGACCCTCTGACACAGCTGAATTCACTTGTGTTGCTCGGAATGATGGAGGGGAAAGTATGTTAGTGGTGCAGCTGGAAGTAGTCGACGTGCTGAGAAGGCCAATGTTTAAGAATCCattcaatgaaaaaataattgctaaacCAGGCAAAATggtaatattaaattgttttgcGGATGGGAATCCTACTCCAGAGATAATGTGGCTTTTGCCTAACGGCACACGATTTTTCAATGGACAAAAGTTCTCTAAATATTATGCAGGAAACAATGGTACCTTAATTATTTACAGTCCTTCAAAAGATGATGCAGGCAAATATCGATGTGCTGCACGAAACAAAATTGGCTATATTGAAAAGCTAATCATTTTGGAAGTTGGACAGAGCCCTACAATTTTTACACATCCAAGAGGGCCTATAAAGAGTATAATTGGAGAGACGCTTTCTTTACATTGTCTTTCTGATGGAATACCAAGACCAAGTGTTACATGGACCCTCCCAAGTGGATATATAGTAGATAAACCTTACGTAAATGGAAAATACATGTTGCTTGACAATGGGACCTTGGTCATCCAAGAAACAACCATACATGACCGAGGAAATTATCTTTGTAAAGCCAAAAATAATGCAGGTGAGGCATCTATAAGTGTACCTGTCATGGTTGTTGCATACCCACCTAGGATTACAAATAAAGCTCCCCAACATATTCATATAAGAGCAGGATCTCCTGTGCATCTAAACTGCATGGCCATTGGCATACCAAAGCCTGAAATAACATGGGAGCTTCCAGATTTATCTCTCTTGTCGACAGCTAGCAAAGGACGTCCCACTGGTACAGAACTTCTTCATCCACAAGGCACACTAGTTATTCAAAATCCACGATATTCTGATACAGGAATGTACAAATGTATAGCCAAGAACCCCCTTGGCACAGATACCAGCTCAACTTATTTAAAAGTAATCTGagcaaacaaaattaaaaagacGTGAccaatgaaaatgaaatatattcagaatgttttttttttaccggaaagtttatttaaaagaagctATTGGagtttcattactttttaaaatctttatatCATAGTTTCAGCTCTTGTTAGAGAAAGACCTTTAAGGGAACAACTATgcaatgaaatgttttattaccaGCAAGTGTGTAATCAacagacattttatttaaggCAGTTTTTCTCAATCTCAAAGCAATAAAgctgtgaaaataaaaattatataaatatattttattcaaaaggTTATGGTGGACATTCCATTCTATTCAATTCTTTTCTGAAACACAGGTttgaaatcataattattattacaaatgaAAAGCTAAATCTcaaacatgttttatgttaCCAGCTATGTTACATTACGTAAAACTAGTTCGGGTTATTATGGATTCTAAacaataagaaaatgtaaatgttaagtCACGGTGTAAATAATACAGTTGAATGCATGTCTCTTTAAATATCTTGCTAATAGTTGTACTCATtctgcaaaaatgtaaaatacacttTGATAATTTTAGAATATGCCTTTGAGCTAATTAAACATAAATGGTTAACTGACAGAATATTAGGGCACCAGAATGTATTTTTCCACTTTTGTGATGTAAGCACTGATTCGGCGTTAAGCTTACAAAGTTGTGAGTGTGTT contains:
- the IGSF10 gene encoding immunoglobulin superfamily member 10 — its product is MEALCGTHPCHLGFLMILWLTILPNRSAACPKSCACYVPTEVHCTFRYLTLIPRHIQANVERINLGYNSLSRLMEHDFSGLQKLELLMLHSNEIQTIHESTFNDLSSLQVLKMSYNKIKSLHKNTFLGLKSMVRLHMDHNKLEFLHPESFYGLTSLKLVHLEGNSLRQLHTDTFVTLRYIQIFKTSSIKHVYLSGNQLSSLPKDMLLYMTELEGLYLHDNPWSCDCNLLWLIEGSQQFRELIKCKRDRGGQQCPICASPRKNKGKSLSDISPQDLVCAKPTIDNIFKTKNATITEEGEGFTVISPKDFVVPMGTLILNMTDNSGNEANLACSVQRPTKMSQITLDIKPDHTTLRTAFSSFLVCNIDYDNIQKLWGILAMYSDSPMKLKRELLLTKTPFISYKYRQSASDDDVFTDIEAELRAEPNWLMQDTVTLQLDRSATSLSMLHIRYFADILLTIPNSTEKPLKANWAMILKSNQTKTEFSALIGGTVEMDCQVLGEPTPSIDWVLPDGTKIRAPYVSEEGRITLTKDGKFILKAADSFDTGIYHCMATNYIDADILSFRITVLSADVEEDNVNGAELTVSNGDALYLPCGSHGIPDASISWILPDRSILHESSRNKIIYSNGTLKIQDITQRDRGNFRCLAANQYGLDILTHKVLVKEKKVSILHKTQKLHPNDDGNEEASGNEDFEENSNSAKAIERKTILAPNRFGNLAKEFDRTRNRNIGVEKRTKINKRIRGHRRQFTHTTRKIDPQRWSEIFEKTKQNAMNSKKEKEGVEGPVKEKQELERSSGEVAESSGEELLPVEEHFLILTTKPSAVLISNATVTAKAVTDVNTTPVWTAKEEEQTFDLPLGTSDPKSHHYLDTLTHTTNENYNEEPTTHSFLNSTSIDVIAQPTTTSRTLYTTTNSQLPSTLSSLNVKSDLTTPFNSLTGTPQIVITSPLTTIGYTDTASQNTVTIPPTTAGYVHTTPQAFISDSTTSVNKLHEPPKNILNTPVTTSNYLNISSENVVTYPFSDMTHSTSSPQKTNINPTPVPTDLFISPPNDFTSQPASSRNLVVTQIIPDKLHDNSISQFRTTIIPSETPTSYKPLISKETVTKSAVIQEDRMSNTPAARKELVKMDISKSEISVITPSLTTQFVHVSPKTSPSLSNSIETNSLNTVQSEADIMSATTSNPPWTNELFSQYNPPQQTQNQIAKVQEVSVSKDKPEEAKVVSIDSSTKSMFLSQTDTSPIYIHSTQKIISSGLPEGSTIITQQQIQIVKNVTPFVPTMRRYGRRRISGKRRIIRPDRITNMHKLKFGKFKEYAESTTAQKNIPAFTTQGLFSKNSSPTAIAVLPTTHHVSPTITFNTMYGKGTPLSIGLTLENTNPPSSNNYISYSLSATTPTVNTEYASTSNYTISSQSVSTSQENVGISTNSNSFTPYQPATLGIHDKKMEVLDTPQNKIIDEQNREYISTPSPKTTVKSRTASRMLRRKIPWHRLFGNNKIRQSEIFRKLRKNSQHTSTVAMPTISLLSSPKMIGNALFPTKASNQIDPIHTSVAKEPIVTESTIRQTATDVIHPTLSSPMATSEATTIVPTKIVSTSEAPTSFITSGITAKHRFLKRKQPRKKTLVSLNTSKSLLKTNMSTLTPSIFQTTVLKSSTVNTLERNTKMYAITQHPQLFVGTVADKKTAPLSNIVNNILVSSEKTPDAKTSSLPPNKTVMLTKPLPTPYLVPPQNNYITTPHHLPSEGTYLRRTVTATRFKTTTLKPGPFIESTTSNPETFLKSTTLNPGTSASPTLSPYKATRKSNSFTMVTAVTVKPQTTSIKKATINTLQSRPHAKTSDFTQKNLRMTTKPPHIVRPYKNNLLHLPTHYGKNIDKTEKSIQETTTMNVQNVEQTSHNIQSKPKIIGGKAASFTVLANSDAFIPCEATGNPTPTVLWTKVSSGTFASKTRRGNKMEVFTNGTLSISSVGIEDRGQYLCVATNQYGSDRLLVTLSVITYPPKILQAKSREITVHSGSSVDVKCEAEGRPFPTITWILANETIASESHTSNHKVLVQPDGTLTMKDVTIYDRGIYKCLATNIAGTDTSIVRIQVIAAPPVILEDKRQMVVAASGETIKLHCTAKGNPHPTVYWVASDGTKVKPLQYVNPKLFLFSNGTLYIRNIALTDSGNYECIATSSTGSERRVISLTVRQSETVPKIVYASPQTTEMSYGDKLMLNCTATGQPKPRIIWRLPSKAVVDQWHRMGSRIHVFPNGSLLVESVTDKDAGDYLCVARNKMGDDLILMKVSVSMKPAKIIHKQHLTKQVPYGKDFKVDCKASGSPLPEISWSLPDGTVINNVFQADYSGKRKRRYILFDNGTLYLNKVGMAEEGDYTCYAENTLGKDEMKVHITVVAAAPRIQVNHKTYIVAGAGESAVLHCEAIGEPKPKIFWLLPSSDMIATSHERYVLHDNGSLTINQIKLLDAGEYMCVARNPAGDDTKLLKLDVQPKPPIINGLYTNKTIIKDTALKHSRKLINCRAEGTAPLQIMWIMPDNIYLTAPYHGSRIIVHQNGTLEIRNIRPSDTAEFTCVARNDGGESMLVVQLEVVDVLRRPMFKNPFNEKIIAKPGKMVILNCFADGNPTPEIMWLLPNGTRFFNGQKFSKYYAGNNGTLIIYSPSKDDAGKYRCAARNKIGYIEKLIILEVGQSPTIFTHPRGPIKSIIGETLSLHCLSDGIPRPSVTWTLPSGYIVDKPYVNGKYMLLDNGTLVIQETTIHDRGNYLCKAKNNAGEASISVPVMVVAYPPRITNKAPQHIHIRAGSPVHLNCMAIGIPKPEITWELPDLSLLSTASKGRPTGTELLHPQGTLVIQNPRYSDTGMYKCIAKNPLGTDTSSTYLKVI